GCCCGGCCGGGACCGTCTGGCTGGTGCTCACGGTGGTGTCCCGAGTCGGGAGGCCACCGTCACGGCCGGCCGGGACTGTCTGGCTGGCGGTCACGGTGGTTTCAGTGCTTCGGAGACCACCGCCACGGCCAGCCGGACCGTCCAGCTGGCGTTCACGGTGGTGTCCCGAGCCGGGAGGCCACCGTCACGGCCAGCTGGGACCGTCTGGCTGGTGCTCACGGTGGTGTCCCGAGTCCGGGGGCCATTGCCACGGCCAGCCGCGACCGCTGGCTGGTGCTCAGGGTGGTGTCGGCGTCCCGGAGGCCACTGCCATGGCCAGCTGGGAGTGTCTGGCTGGTGCTCATGGTGGTGTCCCGAGTCGGGAGGCCACCGTCACGGCCAGCCGGGGTTGTCTGGCTGGTGCTCACGGTGGTGTCCCGAGTCGGGAGGCCACCGTCACGGCCAGCCGGGGTTGTCTGGCTGGTGCTCACGGTGGTGTCCCGAGTCGGGAGGCCACCGTCACGGCCAGCCGCGACCGCTGGCTGGTGCTCACGGTGGTGTCCGGAGTCCGGAGGCCACTGCCACGGCCAGCCGCGACCGCTGGCTGGTGCTCAGGGTGGTGTCGGCGTCCCGGGGGCCACTGCCATGGCCAGCTGGGAGTGTCTGGCTGGTGCTCACGGTGGTGTCCCGAGCTCAGAGACCACCGCTACGGCCAGCTGGGACTGTATGGCTGGCGCTCGCGGTGGTGTGGGTGCTCCGGGGCCACCATCAGGGCGGCCGGGTGATGGGTCGTGCTGGGTGGTTGGGTCGGATGCGGAGGGTGGGGAATGCGGCGAAGGCGGTGGTGGCGCTGGCTGGCGTGGCTAGGGTGAGGGAATGCAGATTATTCGGCATAAATCGGTTAAAGCGGCACTAAGTATTCCGGTCGCTGTGGGGCTCTTCGCCGGGGTGGGGCTGACCGCGCTGACTCTCGACCTGGGGCGGACCCATCGGGCGGCCGCGGCGTCGACCCGGGCGCCGGCCAAGGACATCGCCATCGCTCAGCTGATGGCCGACGCGGCTGCGCCCTCGCTGCTGGTCACTGCCGCGTCGGCTGCTGACGGGCCGGCTGCTGGCGGGCCGGACACGCGGCGGCTCAAGGACGCTCTGCTGGTGCAGACCGACCTGCCGCACGGCTATGCGCCGGTGCCGGACGCGTTGAAGGCGTTCGCCGACACGGGCTCCACGATCGGCGCGTGCGACCACCCGGCCGGACCTGGCGCGAAGCCGGCTGTCAGCGGGCCGGCAGGGCCTGGCCAGGACCCGGCTGCCAGTGAGCCCGCCAAGCCTGGCCAGAAGCCGGCTGCCAGTGAGCCCGCCAAGCCTGGCCAGAAGCCGGCTGCCAGTGAGCCCGCCAAGCCTGGCCAGAAGCCGGCTGCGAGTGAGCCCGTCAAGCCTGGCGTGAGGCCCGGTGGCAGTGGGCCGGCCGGACCTGGGATGAAGCAGGTTGGAAGTGGGGCCGCTGGGGTTGGCTTGCCGGTGCAGGCCGAGCCGCGAATTGCGGTGTCTCCGACCGGGAAGCTGGAACCGACCGGAAGGCCGGAACCGACCGGAAGGCCGGAGCCGACCGGGAAGCCCGAGCCGACCGGGAAGCCGAAGCCGATCGGGAAGTCCGAGCCGACCGGGAAGTCCGAGCCGACCGGGAAGCCGGAGCCGACAGGGGAGCCGCAGCCGACCGGGAAGCCGGAGCCGGTCGGGGGGACCGTGCGGACCGCGTTCATGAAGGGGGCTAGCGGGCCGATCCTGATCGAGGCGCTCAACCCGGCCGGTGACCGCGCCGCCCGGGACATCGTCGCGCAGGTCGCCGGCTCGCCGCGCCGCTGTCCCACCTACGACCAGGGGACGCCCGGCTCGCCGGACGCGCTGCACATGACCACCCAGCCGCTCGGAGTGCCGCGGCTGGGCAGCGCGTCGGCGGGCGTGCGTTTCCAGGTCGACATGACCAGCCCCCTCGTCACGGTGCACGGAAAGATGGTCGTGGTCGCCGTCCGGGGCGTCGCGCTCACCATTCTGCTCGCCAATCTGGAGGAGCCGGACCAGCACGAACTCGAGGCGATCACGCGGTCCGCCGTACGCAAGCTCAAGCAACAGAAATAATCGCGGACCGCGAGTGAACGGCGGCGTCAGAGCGACGCCGCCAATTTCTGCAATGCCTCCTTCGCGCCTGAGGTGAGTGGTTCGCCGTGCCCGGGCAGAATCGCCTTGATGTCGAGGCCGGCCAGTTTCTTCACCGAGGCGATCGCGGCCGTCTCGTCCGCGGTGAACTGCGGGTCGGAGCCTTCCAAACCGTTTTGGGTACGCAGTGCGTCGCCGGCGACCAGCGTGCCGGTTGACGTGTCGAGGATCGAGATGTGCCCGGCCGTGTGCCCCGGCGTGTTGACCACCCGCAGCCCGAAGACGTCGTCGCCCTCGTCGAGCGGCTTGATGTCGGCGTCCGAGACGATGTTCCCGGCATCCCCCGCGCCGGCGTAGAAAGCGCTCTTGACCTGCGGGAATATCTCGTCCACGCTGCCCGCGTGATCCGGGTGGTAGTGCGTGATGATCACGTGCTTGACGGCGGCCCAGTCGGCGCCCGCCGCCTTCAGGCCGGTGTGGATCGACTCGGCGGAGCCGGGCGTGCCGGTGTCAATCACGGCCACCTCCTTGCCGCGGAGCAGCAGATAGGCCGAGACGAAGCCGAGATTGACGCGTTTCCAGCCGGCCGGGAAGGCATTATTCGCGGCGCTTCCCGCGCTGGCCGGCGCGTTCCCGGTCGGCGCCGCCTCCGACGGCGGTGCCGAGCTGGAACAGGCGGTGACGGTGTTGTAGACGGCGAGCCCGAGCACCCCGGCCCCGCTGGTGACGAAGAGACGTCTGCTGATCCGATGAGTGGTCATCTCTACTGCTTAGCGCAATCGCCCGGGAACCGGCAGCTATGCTTCGGCATTTACCTCTGCCTATAGTGCTGAGATGCCGGTCCAGCGCCTGGTGGGGCACCTGTGCGAGCTGGGATTCTCTCCGTACGAGGCACGCTGTTACGCCGGGCTGCTCGGCGCCGGCGCGCTGACCGGTTACGCGGTCGCCAAGCGCACCGGTGTTCCGCAACCCAAGGTGTACGAGACCCTGCGCCGCCTGGTCGCCCGCGGCGCCGCCGAGCAGTTCCCCGGCCCGCCGACCCGGTTCACCGCCGTCGACCCGAAGCTGGTGCTGGACCGGTTGGCCAGCGCTCATGCCGCCTCGATAGCGGGTGCGCGGGCGGCGGCCGCCGACGTGGACGGCACTACCTAAGATCGACAGCCGTGTCCGTGAGTCCGCTGGCGATCGTCGCCGCCCTGCTGCTTCTCGTCTATCTGGCCATCTTCGCGGCCCTGCACCTGACGTACACCGGGTACAGCGCGATCCGCAACGCGGTCAGCGACTACGGCGTCGGCCGCACCGCCGGCCAGTTCCGCGTCGCGGTGATCGCCAACAGCCTGGGCATCCTGGCCCTGACCGGGGCGCTGGCCGGGGAGTTCGGCCGCCGCCCGGTCGCCACCGCCGACTACGTGATCCTGCTGCTGATCCCGGTGACCCGGCTGGCGATGGCGTTCTTCCCCACCGACGTCCCGGGCGAGCGGGTGACCACCATCGGGCGGATCCACCTGCTGCTGGCGATCGCGTCGTTCACCTTCGTCTACCTGTCGGTGGCGAACCTGACGCCGTACCTGAGCGACATCGCCTCGGGGGTGACGGGTCACCTGCTGGTCGGCCTGCGGTGGCTCACGGCGGCCGGGCTGGCCGGGGTGGTGGTGACGATGGTGGTCCCGGCGCTGCGCCGGGTGTTCGGGCTGGCGGAGCGGATCTTCCTGCTCAGCAGCAACCTGTGGTTCTTCGTGGTCGCCCTGGAACTCGCGGTCCGCTGACCGCGGCCGGCCCGGCCGGGCGCGGGCCCCGTCGTCCGGGATCCGCGCACCGGACCTCGGTCAGGTGGCCGGGTGGGCGGAGCGTTCGGCGTCGGAGCGCTCGACGCAGAACTCGTTGCCCTCGGGGTCGGCGAGCACGACCCAGCCGGTGCCGTCCGGCCTGCGCTGGTCGGACACCAGGCGGGCGCCGGCGTCCCGGAGGCGGGCGACCTCCTCGTCGCGGGTGCGATCGGTGGGTTTGACGTCCACGTGCATCCGGTTCTTCACCGTCTTGGCGTCGGACACCCGGACGAAGAGCATCAGGGGGCCGGTGCCGGCCGGCGGGATCACGCAGGCCTCCGGATCGCCCGGTTGATCGTCATCGCTCAGCGGGTTGCCGGTGACCAGGCTCCAGAACCGCGCCAGGTCGTACGGGTCGCCGACGCAGTCGACGGTGATGTGGTTGACGACAGAAGTCACAGTCTCTCCAACGGCCGGCCGCTCGGGATCTGGAGAGTATCGAGGATCTTCACATCACAGGTTGGTGGGGCTGAAGTGCATGTAGTCCTTCAGTGAGTGCCACCGGCCACCCCAGGCGAAGCCGTTGGTGGTGAAGGCCAGTTCGGCGCCGTTGTCGTGGATCATGCCGGTGCGGTAGGGGAGGCGGGGGATCCAGGGTTCGCTGTGCGGCGGGTCCAGGTAGGTGCCGCGGATCATCGGGTTCTGGCGGGGGTTGACGTCGATGGCCAGGCCGTACGCGTGCTGGGACCACTTTGTCGTGCCGGCCACGTTGCGGCACTCGTAGCCGCTGGTCAGGACGGTGCGGTCGGGGAAGCTCAGGGCGGGGGCCATGCCCACGATCGGGAAGTGCCAGGCGTAGAGCAGGCCGAACGCGCGCTGGGTCGCCGGGACGATCGAGTGATGGACGATCAGGTTGCCGTCGCGGACCACGCCGTCGAAGTCCAGGTACTTCACCCAGACGCGGCGCAGGTCGGTGGCCGGGACCGGGCACTTCTTCAGCGGGTCGCCGTTCGCCTCGGTGGCGGTGACCGGCTCGACGCGGCTGGCCCAGGCCGGCCACTCGCGGCCGGTGCCGGACAGCAGGATCGCGGCGTCCGGGTGCGGCTCCTGGCCCGGGGAGAGGCCGTTCCAGCGGCGCAGGTCGGCGACCCGGAGATGGTAGTGGCCGGCGATCGTGGCCAGGGTGTCGCCAGGACGAACGATGTGCCCGGGCGGCAGCGGGGACGCGGTCCGGCCGGCCACCGCCGGTGCGAGAACGATGTGCGCGGGCGGCAGCGGGGTCGCGGCCCGGGCGGGTACCGCCGGTGTGAGCAGGAGGGCGGCGGCGAGCAGACGGGTCAGCACGAGATCAGGTTCCGGCTCGGGCGGCCGCCGCGCAGCCGAACGGCGGGAGTTCGACACGGACGGGGCGGGCCGGTCGCGTACGCGAGAACCGGGGTTGTGGTGAATGGTGGGACAACTCGGTGGCGGGAACGTTCAGGTTCCCGGGTATCCGGTCGATCAGCAAAGGTGCAGACAAGAACGGAATGAGTGCGTGCGGTGACGGATTTCCCCCAGGTGCGCCCCGACGGGCCACGCGCCGCCGAGCTGACCGGCCTCCAGGTCGTCGACGAGCTCGGCCGTGGCGCGTTCACCATGGTGCACCAGGTGCGGCGCGGCGGTCACGAGTACGCGCTGAAGCGGCCGCTCGCCGACGCCGGTGAGGCCGCCGAGATCCGTACCGCGTTCCAGCGTGAGGCCGCCCTGCTGGCCTGCATCGACGACCCCGGCGTGGTGGGCGTGCACGCGGTCGGCGAGGTGGACGGCGTGCCCGGCCTGGTGCTCGAGCACCTGTCCGGCGGCGCCCTCTCCGACCTGCTGCTCTACGGCGTGCTGAGCCAGGAGCGGACCGTCGAGCTGGCCGCCCAGCTGGCCCGTGGCCTGGCCGCCGCGCACCGGGTGGGCCTGGTGCACCGGGACATCAAGCCGGACAACATCATGATCGCCAAGGACGGCCGGGCCAAGCTGATCGACTTCGGTCTGGCGCAGCTCGGCCGGGACGCCGCCGACGAGTCCGAGCAGGCGGTCGGCACCTTTCTGTACGCCTCGCCGGAGCAGTCCGGGATGCTGCGCCGCCCGGTCGACGGCCGCTCCGACCTGTACTCGCTCGGCGTGGTGCTCTTCGAGTGCCTGACCGGGCGGCTGCCGTTCGAGGCCGACGACGTCGGCGAGCTGCTCCGCCTGCACCTGGCCGCCCCGGTCCCGGACCTCCGGGAGAGCCGGCCCGATATCGACCCGACGCTGGCCGCCGTGGTGCACCGGCTGCTCGCCAAGGACCCGGACGACCGCTACCAGGACGCCGTCGCGCTGCTCAGCGCGCTGCGGCACTGCCCGGGCGGCGCGGCCGCCGAGGAGCCTGCGGCCGGTCGCTGGCCGATGTGCGGCCGGGACACCGAGGCCGACCGGCTGGCCCGCCGCTGGGAACGTGCCCGGGCCGGGCTGGGTGGTGTCGTGGTGATCCACGGCGCGCCCGGATCCGGCCGGACCCGGCTCGCCGAGCACGCCGCCGGGCTGGTGAGCGCGGACGGCTGCCCGGTGCTCTGGGGTACCTGCCGCCCGGACGAGGCGGCCCCGCTCGCCGTCGTCCGCGAGGCCGTCCAGGCCTCGATGACCCGGGTGCACCGGCTGCCCGCCGAGGCCCGCGCGGTCGCCGAGAACAACATCGCTGAGGCGGCCGCGGCGGCCGGCGTCGCCCAGGTGATCAAGCTGTTCGGCGACTTGGGCCTGCTCACCGCGGCCGGCCCGGCCGCCGGAGGCGACGAGCACGTGTTCGCGGCCGGCGCGGCCTTCCTCGGCGAGCTGTCCCGTCGCGCGGACGGCATGATCCTGGTGATCGACGACGCCCACCTGGTCGACGCGGCGACCCGCCAGCTGCTCGCCGCGCTCGCCCCGGACCTGCCGCACCTGCCGCTGCTGGTGCTGCTGACCGACACCGGCGACGAGAGCGACCTGGACCTGGCGGTGCCCGGCACCCTGGAGCTGACCTGCACCCCGCTGCCGCCGCCGGTGGTGGCCGAGGTGGTCGCCTCCCGGCTGCCCGGTGCCGAGGTGCCGATCGAGCTGGCCCGGCACGTCACGGTCCGCACCGACGGCACCCCGCTGGCCGTCGTCAGCTACCTGATGCGGCTGCTCGACGCCGGCCTGCTCGGCCCGCTCTGGGGTACCTGGCGGCTGGACACCGCCGGCGCCGACGCGCTGCCCACTGCGGCCGGCATCCGGGACCTGCTCGCCGCCCGGCTGGACGGCCTGGCCGAGCCGATCCTGGAACGGCTGACCGCGGCCGCCGTGGCCGGTGTCCGGTTCCGGCCCGAGGGCCTGCCCGGCAGCACCGACGAGCAGACCCTGACGGCGCTGCGGGCCGGCCTGGACCGGCACGTGCTGGAGGTCCGCCCCGGCGGCTGGTACGCCTTCGTCCACCCCCAGCTGCGCGACAACCTCCTCGACCGGCTCGACGCCGAGCGGCTGCGCCAGTGCCACGCCAAGCTGGCCGCCGCCCTCGCCGAGCTGCCGCCGGAGCTGCGGGACGAGGCGCACGCGTACACCGTGGCCCGGCACTACCAGCGGGCCGGTGACGCCGCCCCGGCGGCCGAGCGGCGGCGCAGCGCGGCGGTGGCCGGTCTGCAGGCCCTCGCCGACCAGGCGCCCGGCGACGCGATCGAGTACCTGACCGCCGCGATCGACGACGACCCGGCGCCGGGCACTGCGCTGCTGCACCCGCTCGCCCAGGCCTACCTGCGGGCCGGGCGGGTCGCGCAGGCGGACGAGGTCCTCGAGCGCGCTCTCGCCACCGAGACGGACCGGTTGCAGCGCGCCCGCCTGTACACCACCCGGATCGAGCTGCACCACACCGTCTGGAACGACGCCCAGGCCCTCGAAGCGAGCCGGAACGCGCTGACCGAGCTGGGCCGGCCGCTGCCCGCCAACGGGCTGCTCCTGATCCTGTCCACGCTGGCGTACGCGTTCGCGGGCGGCTTCGTCAGGCGTACCCGGCTCGGCTTCGGCACCGCCGCGGGCCAGCGGCGGGAGACGCTCACGGTGCTGACCGCGGTGCTGGACGCCGGTGGCTACGCCGCCCTGGTCGGTATGCGCCTGCGGGATGGCATCGTGCTGGCGATGCGCGCGCTGTGGGCGGTGAACCGGCTCGGCCCCAGCCGCGAATACGCCCACGTGTACGCGCTGATCGGCTACGTCACCTCGGTGGTCAAACTGCACGGCGTCGGGACGCGGTGCCTGCGCCGCGCCGCCCGGATCGCCACCGAGCTGGACGATCCCGCGCTGATCGCCTACATCGAGTGGATCCACGGCTGCGCGATGCTGTTCGGTGGGTACGACGACGGCTCCACCTGGGAAAAGACGATCACCAAGAACGCCCGCTGGTACGAGCCGGCGCAGACCCTGCCCGGGCACGCCTCCCAGGGGCTGCGCCTGCTGCTGCGCGGCTACACCGCGGAGGCCGAGCGGGAGTACGAGCGGGGCCTGCGCGCGCTGGCCGACCCGGCCCAGGCGATGGGCACCTCGCTCGGCATGCTGGGCGTGA
This window of the Actinoplanes oblitus genome carries:
- a CDS encoding MBL fold metallo-hydrolase, coding for MLGLAVYNTVTACSSSAPPSEAAPTGNAPASAGSAANNAFPAGWKRVNLGFVSAYLLLRGKEVAVIDTGTPGSAESIHTGLKAAGADWAAVKHVIITHYHPDHAGSVDEIFPQVKSAFYAGAGDAGNIVSDADIKPLDEGDDVFGLRVVNTPGHTAGHISILDTSTGTLVAGDALRTQNGLEGSDPQFTADETAAIASVKKLAGLDIKAILPGHGEPLTSGAKEALQKLAASL
- a CDS encoding TrmB family transcriptional regulator, giving the protein MPVQRLVGHLCELGFSPYEARCYAGLLGAGALTGYAVAKRTGVPQPKVYETLRRLVARGAAEQFPGPPTRFTAVDPKLVLDRLASAHAASIAGARAAAADVDGTT
- a CDS encoding DUF998 domain-containing protein encodes the protein MSVSPLAIVAALLLLVYLAIFAALHLTYTGYSAIRNAVSDYGVGRTAGQFRVAVIANSLGILALTGALAGEFGRRPVATADYVILLLIPVTRLAMAFFPTDVPGERVTTIGRIHLLLAIASFTFVYLSVANLTPYLSDIASGVTGHLLVGLRWLTAAGLAGVVVTMVVPALRRVFGLAERIFLLSSNLWFFVVALELAVR
- a CDS encoding VOC family protein — protein: MTSVVNHITVDCVGDPYDLARFWSLVTGNPLSDDDQPGDPEACVIPPAGTGPLMLFVRVSDAKTVKNRMHVDVKPTDRTRDEEVARLRDAGARLVSDQRRPDGTGWVVLADPEGNEFCVERSDAERSAHPAT
- a CDS encoding M15 family metallopeptidase, with translation MLTRLLAAALLLTPAVPARAATPLPPAHIVLAPAVAGRTASPLPPGHIVRPGDTLATIAGHYHLRVADLRRWNGLSPGQEPHPDAAILLSGTGREWPAWASRVEPVTATEANGDPLKKCPVPATDLRRVWVKYLDFDGVVRDGNLIVHHSIVPATQRAFGLLYAWHFPIVGMAPALSFPDRTVLTSGYECRNVAGTTKWSQHAYGLAIDVNPRQNPMIRGTYLDPPHSEPWIPRLPYRTGMIHDNGAELAFTTNGFAWGGRWHSLKDYMHFSPTNL
- a CDS encoding diguanylate cyclase, producing the protein MTDFPQVRPDGPRAAELTGLQVVDELGRGAFTMVHQVRRGGHEYALKRPLADAGEAAEIRTAFQREAALLACIDDPGVVGVHAVGEVDGVPGLVLEHLSGGALSDLLLYGVLSQERTVELAAQLARGLAAAHRVGLVHRDIKPDNIMIAKDGRAKLIDFGLAQLGRDAADESEQAVGTFLYASPEQSGMLRRPVDGRSDLYSLGVVLFECLTGRLPFEADDVGELLRLHLAAPVPDLRESRPDIDPTLAAVVHRLLAKDPDDRYQDAVALLSALRHCPGGAAAEEPAAGRWPMCGRDTEADRLARRWERARAGLGGVVVIHGAPGSGRTRLAEHAAGLVSADGCPVLWGTCRPDEAAPLAVVREAVQASMTRVHRLPAEARAVAENNIAEAAAAAGVAQVIKLFGDLGLLTAAGPAAGGDEHVFAAGAAFLGELSRRADGMILVIDDAHLVDAATRQLLAALAPDLPHLPLLVLLTDTGDESDLDLAVPGTLELTCTPLPPPVVAEVVASRLPGAEVPIELARHVTVRTDGTPLAVVSYLMRLLDAGLLGPLWGTWRLDTAGADALPTAAGIRDLLAARLDGLAEPILERLTAAAVAGVRFRPEGLPGSTDEQTLTALRAGLDRHVLEVRPGGWYAFVHPQLRDNLLDRLDAERLRQCHAKLAAALAELPPELRDEAHAYTVARHYQRAGDAAPAAERRRSAAVAGLQALADQAPGDAIEYLTAAIDDDPAPGTALLHPLAQAYLRAGRVAQADEVLERALATETDRLQRARLYTTRIELHHTVWNDAQALEASRNALTELGRPLPANGLLLILSTLAYAFAGGFVRRTRLGFGTAAGQRRETLTVLTAVLDAGGYAALVGMRLRDGIVLAMRALWAVNRLGPSREYAHVYALIGYVTSVVKLHGVGTRCLRRAARIATELDDPALIAYIEWIHGCAMLFGGYDDGSTWEKTITKNARWYEPAQTLPGHASQGLRLLLRGYTAEAEREYERGLRALADPAQAMGTSLGMLGVMVPAYQGRTGEAATALQKMREAFPPGTGTRVQRANILTAAACALLEQGEVGEPFDQVMAEFRDLGLRRGDMMAQHKWIFVFHSHAKLIRLRFSTDEERAARRADAAAAIRELGRAGGTPLTRLVHAMCKASFSQINGDHERSIKLADEAEKVARALDAPLAQCELYRIRARAMRALGQIHESERQARAALTLTAFYGWEPRRRQTRTEFGVDEGASTHRRTVADRRGGAAGSGRNRRLEALQQVSTAAATVLDPQQLAQVALDETLRILGAERALFFLLDEAGEPVRFAGRDADGELTDTTGYGATLVRRVAESGEAVVVTGTEQGAALGSRSAVQHGLRSILVAPVQFKGRLIGVVYLDSRLARGIFTDDDVEVLTAVSSHVAVSLETARAAQLHLAVQAAQQQQALAEMLRASLAELTGILEPDRLLRRLSGTLQTSLGAESGCLVTPDGEVLEPEEVAGARLTTEETALLGGLSEPALLDPAGTGGLRERLLAGYPVALAVPLDGRDGRAGVALLGGVTLDDTSRQVAAALSSQGMTAYDNARLFTRVQELATTDELTGQHNRRHFYAVAGALVQAAARNRRPLAAAMLDIDKFKSVNDTYGHGVGDEVIRTVARRIRAVLRHSDVLGRYGGEEFAIVLPDHEGEAIELAERVRVAVGGEPVKTQAGPLPVTISIGLTRLGDGDAALDDLLARADHALYRAKEAGRNRVMAD